A window of Elusimicrobiota bacterium contains these coding sequences:
- a CDS encoding ATP-binding protein produces the protein MIPRFIENQILSSLKPGKVIGLFGARRTGKTVLMNMVKEKLKNKPVLMVNGENLDVIEILASQRLSILEKFVSGYKYLFIDEAQKIPNIGLNLKLIVDNIPGISIFVSGSSAFDLKNKIGEPLVGRSKFYYFYPIAQLELNNYQNFLKNKENLEDRLIYGMYPQVLMDKTLKGKKELLESIRDGYLLRDILQLDNLKNSLFIFNLLRLIAFQIGNDISYSELANNLNANKKTVMRYLELLEKSFVIFSLCGFSRNLRKEYTKTPRYYFWDNGVRNAIISNYNGITMRDDIGKLWENYCISERIKKLNYKNIHCNKYFWRTYDQKEIDLVEERGGRLWGFECKWKVKNVKPPKDFIETYKDSKFTIINQDNYFDIIG, from the coding sequence ATGATACCCAGATTTATTGAAAATCAGATACTGTCATCTCTCAAACCAGGCAAAGTCATTGGACTTTTTGGTGCCAGAAGAACCGGTAAAACCGTATTGATGAATATGGTAAAAGAAAAATTAAAAAATAAGCCGGTTCTAATGGTAAATGGTGAAAATTTAGATGTGATAGAAATATTAGCAAGTCAGAGATTAAGCATTCTTGAAAAGTTTGTATCCGGGTATAAATATCTTTTTATAGATGAAGCCCAGAAAATACCTAATATCGGACTCAATCTAAAACTTATTGTTGACAATATTCCTGGGATTTCAATTTTCGTTTCCGGCTCATCCGCTTTTGACTTAAAAAACAAAATAGGAGAACCGCTGGTGGGGAGAAGTAAATTCTATTATTTCTATCCCATAGCACAACTAGAATTAAACAATTATCAGAATTTTCTTAAAAACAAGGAAAACTTGGAGGACAGATTAATATACGGAATGTATCCGCAGGTTCTAATGGACAAAACTTTGAAAGGTAAAAAAGAACTGCTTGAATCAATAAGAGACGGATACTTATTGAGGGATATACTGCAATTAGATAATCTTAAAAACTCCTTGTTCATATTTAATTTATTGCGTCTCATAGCATTCCAGATTGGTAATGATATTTCATATTCTGAACTCGCCAACAACTTAAATGCAAATAAAAAGACAGTAATGAGATATCTTGAATTACTTGAAAAATCATTTGTGATATTTTCTCTATGCGGGTTTAGCAGGAATTTAAGAAAAGAATATACAAAAACACCGCGCTATTATTTTTGGGACAACGGTGTTCGTAATGCTATTATTTCAAATTATAATGGTATTACTATGCGGGATGACATAGGAAAATTATGGGAAAATTATTGTATTTCAGAAAGAATAAAAAAATTAAATTACAAAAACATTCATTGCAATAAATATTTTTGGAGAACTTACGACCAGAAAGAAATTGATTTAGTGGAAGAAAGAGGAGGACGGCTCTGGGGTTTTGAATGCAAATGGAAAGTAAAAAATGTTAAGCCACCAAAAGATTTCATTGAAACATACAAAGATTCTAAATTCACAATTATAAACCAGGATAATTATTTTGATATTATAGGATAA
- a CDS encoding helix-turn-helix transcriptional regulator, whose product MDNLQKIIGSRIKEFRRQRELIQEELADKSGLHPTFIAHIEGGRKVCSIKSLQKIASALNVPVDSLLRQKEEKTKNLYDLHTEKLIQLIRDKTDGQKTLLYSLATSLFSKNKRKK is encoded by the coding sequence ATGGACAATCTGCAGAAAATTATTGGGTCAAGGATTAAAGAATTTCGGAGACAAAGAGAACTTATTCAGGAAGAATTAGCGGATAAATCGGGGCTTCATCCTACTTTTATTGCACATATTGAAGGCGGTAGAAAGGTATGTAGTATTAAGTCGCTTCAGAAAATTGCTTCTGCACTTAATGTTCCTGTTGATTCTTTACTTCGCCAGAAAGAAGAAAAAACTAAAAATTTATATGATTTGCATACGGAAAAGTTAATACAACTTATACGAGATAAAACTGACGGGCAAAAAACACTTCTATATTCACTTGCTACCTCTCTTTTCTCAAAAAATAAAAGAAAGAAATAA